Within Mycobacterium botniense, the genomic segment AACCTGGTCGCACAAACAGACTCGGGCCGATCACCATCCGCGCCGAGGCTGAGCAGGCGTTTCCGCAGGACGCGGGGCTGCGGCTGCGGGACCCCGCAGATCGAACACCCGGTCAACGGGGCGGGCCGGTGGCGCACCGGGTTACTGGTGCGCGGCCGTTTCGTGGCCCCGGGGCTCGGTTACTCTCAAAAGCCTGGTTAGCGCCAGCACCGCACCGTACCACACCCCACGAGCGGAAAGAGTACGAACCGGTATGACTACTCCACCCGAGCCGCTTCGTCACCAACCGCGATCTGACGACGAGTCGCGCTCCTGCACCACCGATGTCCGGGCCCAGCATTCCCCGGCCGACCCCGCGGCTGACGCGCACGGGCCGGCGACCGACGCGGAAGATCCGGCCGGCGACGCCCAGCCGGTTCCTCATCCTCCCTACGAGGACGGGCCGATGTTTTTGGCGGCGCGCCGGCGTTCCCGCGCCGCGCACGGCTGGCGCAAGCTGATCGCCACCGTCACCGGCGGGCGGGTCAATCCGGGACCGAGCGCTGAGCAGCGGCGTGCCGCCGAGTTGGTCGGCCGGATCCGCGCTTCGCTGGACGGTGTGCACAAGGTGGCGTTCGTCTCGGCCAAGGGCGGTGTCGGCAAGAGCACGATGACCGTGGCGGTGGGCAATGTGGTGGCCCGGGCGCGTGGCGATCGGGTGATCGCTGTCGACGTCGACCCGGATCTGGGTGATCTTTCGGCGAGGTTCAGTGAACGCGGCGGCCCGCACGCCAACATCCAGCAGGTGGCGTCGCTGCAGGACGGCGACCGCTACTCGACCGTGCGCCTGCACACCGTGATAAACAACGACCGGCTCGAACTGCTTGGCGCCCAAAATGATCCGAAGTCGACCTACACCTTGGGCCCGGAGGACTACGCGGCGACGATGAGGATCCTGGACCGGCACTGCAATGTGATCTTGCTGGACTGCGGGACGTCGATCACCGATCCGTTGTTCACCGCGATCGCCGGTGATGTCAGCGGTCTGGTGGTGGTGGCATCCCAGGATGTGCGCGGCGTCGAGGGCGCGTTGGCCACCTTGAATTGGCTGTATGCGCATGGGTTCGACGGGTTGCTGACGCGCAGCGTGGTGGCCCTGAACGCCACTCGGGACGGCCCACCGCTTGTCGACCTGAAAGTCGTCGAGAACGAATTCGCCAAGTTCGTGTCGGAGGTCTTCCGGGTGCCCTACGACCCGCATCTGGCCGACGGGCTGGCCGTCGAATTCAGCGCCCTCAAACCGCGCACCCGCAAGGCCGTGCTCGAGCTCGCCGCCGGTGTGGCGCAACACTTTTCCACCAGCCATATACGCCCCTACCATGACGACGACCTGGGCGCCTGGATGGACATGATCCGCTGAGGCCGGCTGACCGACGGCCCGGGCGCCGGGACGTGACGCCGGCCCGGCCTGCCGGGCTGGTTTTCGCGGGGTCTGTTCAGCGATTCAGCGACCGTGACTAAGTGAGTGGCGGGTGATTGCGGGCAGGGCTTACTATCCCACGCATGCCAGCCCAGACCCCGGGTCGTGCGGGTGCTCGCCGCCGGGTTAGTGCAGCTAGGGACCGATTGCGAGACGATCAGCGCCGGGTTGGCCGCGCACACCGCGGGGCCGGTGGTGGCGGCCTCAGCCTGGCAGTCCAATGTCGGTGCGGTGAACCTGGCCGCCGCCGCAGCCCGCACAAACCTGGGCGCGATCGCGACCCGGATCGCCGATCGCGGCCGCCACTACGGCGCGGCGGGCGCCGCCTACCCCACGACCGATCAGGACAATGCGGTGATGTTGCGTGAACTGGTGCGGTGATGGCCGGTGTCTCTGCCTTGCCGCAGGGCTGGCCCACGCTGTCGGAGCTGCGGGCATCGACGTTTGGTCATCTGGGGCAGTTCGCCAACTGGTGTGAGCGCATCTCCGGTGACGCCGAGAAAGCCTTGGAGCAGCTGGCCCACCAGGTGCGTGCGCCCGGCGGTGTGGCATGGGAGGGGGCGGCCGCTGAGGCAGCGATCGCTCAGGCCGACGCCGATGTGATCACCGCGCGCCCGTTTCTGTGGGGTTTGCCCGACACAGCGGCGATCGCCCGCCGCGGCCAAGACACGCTGCAGGCCGGGCAACGTCTGGTCCTGGACGCGGTCGAGGACGCCCAGCGCGACGGGTTCGCAGTGAGCGAGGATTACAGCGTGACCGACACCCGCGAGGTCACCACGCGCGAGCAGCTGGTTCAACGCCAAGCCGAAGCCCAGGCGCATGCCAATTACATCCGCCACCGCGTCGGTCAGCTGGTGGCCAACGACCAGCATCTGACCGCCCAACTCCACGAGGCCACCGCAAGCTGGGGGAAGCTCACGTTTCCGGAGTCGGGCGGCGCCGACGCGCAGCCGCTCGACCATCGTTGGAAGCAAGGCGGGCCAAGTGATTTGCCGCCGGAGGATCCCAAAAAATTCCACGACTGGTGGCAAAGCTTGACGCCGGAACAAAAAGACCAGGTCTACAGCTACGACCACGACATCGGCAACCATCCCGGGATGCCGTGGGACCCTCCCGACCATTTGGGCAAGGACCACTACCACCGGCTGCACCTGCATGAGCTTGAGCAGCAAACGCAAGCCGACATCGACCGCATGCAGCACAGCCTCGATGAGATGATGCACGGCCACAACGTCGACGACGGCGCCCTATACGCCCTGCAAACGCAGTTGGCGGTGGCCAGAAACCATCTGCAAGGCTACAAAGCGGTGGAAGCAGAGCTGAATTCCAAGGACGGCCCGAAACGCTACCTGGGGCAGCTCGACGAATTCGGCCACGCCGCAATCGCTCTCAACAATCCCGATACCGCCACCCGTAACGCCATCTTGGTGCCCGGCACCGGCCAAGACGTCACGAGGATCCATGTGCCCGGGCTGCTCAGGTGTCGCCATTATTAGCTGCAGCGTCTTTTGCGTGAGCGGAAACCTGCTGGGGCGATTGGCAAGCCGATCAAGCAGCGCCTGCGCATAGACGGCCACATCGTGCGCTGTGGAGAACTCCCCGGCATGCCCGGCCACGCCCCCCATCCGCCGCGCCGTCGGGTCATGCACGCTGCCGCGAAGCAGAAAACCATAATCGGGATTCTTGCCCGGATCGGCTCGGCTTTCCTCGTCGAGTGCTGTCGGCGCGATACGCGGCACAACGCTGGTGCGCCAGGTCCCTGCCGCACAGGCGCGCGCTTTTGGCCCGGCAGCCCAGCCAATCGCAGCCCCGCGCAGCGTATGTGGACCGCATGCTTTGGCCGCAGGAAGATAGCCGGTGTCTGTCATGCCAAGCGGAGCAAACACATTGCGCTGAACATAGTCGTCTTCGGCCTCGCCGCTGAGTTTCTCCAACAGCGCACC encodes:
- a CDS encoding MinD/ParA family ATP-binding protein; translated protein: MTTPPEPLRHQPRSDDESRSCTTDVRAQHSPADPAADAHGPATDAEDPAGDAQPVPHPPYEDGPMFLAARRRSRAAHGWRKLIATVTGGRVNPGPSAEQRRAAELVGRIRASLDGVHKVAFVSAKGGVGKSTMTVAVGNVVARARGDRVIAVDVDPDLGDLSARFSERGGPHANIQQVASLQDGDRYSTVRLHTVINNDRLELLGAQNDPKSTYTLGPEDYAATMRILDRHCNVILLDCGTSITDPLFTAIAGDVSGLVVVASQDVRGVEGALATLNWLYAHGFDGLLTRSVVALNATRDGPPLVDLKVVENEFAKFVSEVFRVPYDPHLADGLAVEFSALKPRTRKAVLELAAGVAQHFSTSHIRPYHDDDLGAWMDMIR
- a CDS encoding serine hydrolase domain-containing protein, which encodes MLALAAASSRGYAAHTAESGSAPTTQGPAASAISPATQATDAASAPEFAAVSTLINDAIAAQRFPGAVVVIGHAGKIVFHQAYGARKLAGEPGLDGSPAPAEPMSEDTIFDLASLTKCLATATAVMQLYEQGKVTFDDPVQTYLPDFNPTNDPQRARVTVRMLLTQTSGEAVDISLQDPWGLGRADKAEGVHRALSAPLQSAPGEVFRYSDINFILLGALLEKLSGEAEDDYVQRNVFAPLGMTDTGYLPAAKACGPHTLRGAAIGWAAGPKARACAAGTWRTSVVPRIAPTALDEESRADPGKNPDYGFLLRGSVHDPTARRMGGVAGHAGEFSTAHDVAVYAQALLDRLANRPSRFPLTQKTLQLIMATPEQPGHMDPRDVLAGAGHQDGVTGGGIGIVESDCGVAEFVELPQVAFRAVLGIQLCFHRFVALQMVSGHRQLRLQGV